The Helianthus annuus cultivar XRQ/B chromosome 16, HanXRQr2.0-SUNRISE, whole genome shotgun sequence genome includes a window with the following:
- the LOC110915198 gene encoding pectinesterase inhibitor 7, with amino-acid sequence MNIQILSIFLYLFLFFFLSTTLTTAGNGPLPPQSNGTNFIRTSCKTTLYPKTCFKSLSGYSSAIQQDPGRLARVAIGVTLFKVNNMAKYISNISRVADYGSSPRVAAAVHDCHSVFGDAVADIQDSLRQMRRLNGSGEDLRFQLSNVQTWMSAALTNEETCTDGFEDTPDCGIKDDVCGRAVKVKEVTSNALALVNRFVDTIHTP; translated from the coding sequence atgaatatCCAAATTCTCTCCATCTTCCTCTATCTCTTCCTCTTTTTCTTCCTCTCAACCACCTTAACTACCGCCGGTAACGGCCCTTTACCGCCACAATCCAACGGCACAAATTTCATCCGTACAAGTTGCAAAACCACCTTATACCCAAAAACATGTTTCAAATCCCTCTCTGGCTACTCCTCAGCCATCCAACAAGACCCGGGCCGACTGGCCCGGGTCGCGATCGGCGTAACATTATTCAAAGTCAACAACATGGCCAAATACATCTCCAACATATCCCGAGTGGCAGACTACGGCAGCAGCCCGCGTGTGGCTGCTGCCGTACACGACTGTCACTCGGTTTTTGGAGACGCAGTTGCCGATATCCAAGACTCGCTTAGGCAGATGAGACGGTTGAATGGGTCTGGTGAGGATTTGAGGTTCCAGCTCAGCAATGTGCAGACGTGGATGAGTGCGGCGTTGACCAATGAGGAGACTTGTACGGATGGGTTTGAGGATACACCGGATTGTGGGATTAAGGATGACGTTTGTGGTCGTGCGGTTAAGGTTAAGGAAGTTACTAGTAATGCTTTGGCGTTAGTTAATAGGTTTGTTGATACTATACACACGCCGTGA
- the LOC110915197 gene encoding phosphoglucomutase, cytoplasmic: protein MANFTVNRVETSPIEGQKPGTSGLRKKVKVFTQPHYLHNFVQSTFNALSAENVKGSTLVVSGDGRYYSKDAIQIIIKMAAANGVRRVWVGQNGLLSTPAVSAVVRERVGADGSKANGAFILTASHNPGGPNEDFGIKYNMGNGGPAPEGITDKIFENTKTIKEYFIAEGLPDVDISAIGVSNFSGPDGQFDVDVFDSSSDYVKLMKSIFDFQSIQKLITSPQFSFCYDALHGVAGAYAKRIFVEELGAKESSLLNCVPKEDFGGGHPDPNLTYAKELVARMGLGKNPDSNPPEFGAAADGDADRNMILGKRFFVTPSDSVAIIAANAVQSIPYFSSGLKGVARSMPTSAALDVVAKSLNLKFFEVPTGWKFFGNLMDAGLCSVCGEESFGTGSDHIREKDGIWAVLAWLSILAHKNKDNLNSGTLVTVEDIVKQHWATFGRHYYTRYDYENVDAGAAKELMAHLVKLQSSISDINETIKGIRSDVANVASADEFEYKDPVDGSISKHQGIRYLFEDGSRLVFRLSGTGSEGATIRLYIEQYEKDSSKTGRDSQEALAPLVEVALKLSKMQEFTGRSAPTVIT, encoded by the exons ATGGCGAATTTCACTGTTAATCGCGTCGAAACCTCGCCGATTGAAGGCCAAAAGCCTGGCACTTCTGGACTCAGGAAGAAG gtcaaAGTATTCACCCAACCGCATTACTTGCATAACTTTGTTCAGTCGACATTTAACGCTCTTTCTGCGGAGAACGTTAAAGGTTCTACCCTAGTTGTTTCCGGTGATGGTCGTTACTACTCAAAGGATGCGATCCAG ATTATTATCAAAATGGCAGCTGCAAATGGAGTAAGACGTGTTTGGGTTGGTCAAAACGGACTTTTATCCACACCTGCTGTATCAGCAgttgtacgtgaacgagttggGGCTGAT GGTTCCAAAGCAAACGGGGCGTTTATTTTGACAGCCAGTCACAACCCAGGTGGTCCCAATGAGGATTTTGGAATCAAATACAATATGGGAAATGGTGGGCCAGCACCTGAAGGAATTACCGACAAAATCTTTGAGAACACTAAAACAATAAAGGAGTATTTTATCGCAGAAGGCCTACCGGAT GTGGATATCTCGGCAATTGGAGTTTCAAACTTTTCAGGTCCTGACGGTCAATTTGACGTTGATGTTTTCGACTCGTCAAGTGACTATGTGAAATTGATGAA ATCGATCTTTGATTTCCAGTCCATCCAAAAGCTAATTACCTCTCCACAATTTAGTTTCTG ttatGATGCACTTCATGGAGTTGCTGGAGCTTATGCTAAACGTATATTTGTTGAGGAGCTTGGTGCAAAAGAGAGCTCGTTATTGAACTGTGTTCCCAAG GAAGATTTCGGTGGTGGACATCCTGATCCCAACCTTACTTACGCAAAAGAGCTGGTAGCAAGAATGGGATTGGGTAAAAACCCTGATAGTAACCCACCGGAATTCGGTGCTGCCGCTGATGGTGATGCTGATAGGAACATGATCCTTGGTAAAAG GTTTTTTGTTACACCGTCAGATTCTGTTGCTATCATTGCCGCCAATGCAGTCCAATCTATACCCTACTTTTCATCTGGATTAAAGGGTGTTGCCAG GAGTATGCCAACGTCTGCTGCTCTTGATGTTGTAGCCAAAAGTTTGAACTTGAAGTTTTTTGAG GTACCAACTGGCTGGAAATTCTTTGGTAACTTGATGGATGCTGGATTATGTTCAGTTTGTGGTGAAGAAAGTTTCGGAACAG GATCGGATCACATCCGTGAGAAGGATGGAATCTGGGCTGTCTTGGCTTGGTTATCCATTCTTGCTCATAAAAACAAGGACAACCTTAACAGTGGGACCCTTGTAACTGTTGAAGACATTGTAAAACAGCACTGGGCTACCTTTGGACGCCACTACTACACTCGCTATGATTACGAG AATGTCGATGCAGGTGCTGCAAAAGAACTAATGGCACACTTGGTCAAGTTGCAATCCTCTATTAGTGACATTAACga AACCATAAAAGGAATACGATCTGATGTGGCGAATGTTGCAAGTGCTGATGAATTTGAATACAAAGATCCTGTTGACGGTTCAATCTCTAAGCATCAGGGAATTCGTTATTTATTTGAAGACGGTTCACGTTTG GTTTTCCGTTTATCAGGGACGGGGTCAGAAGGCGCCACAATTCGTCTTTACATCGAGCAATACGAAAAGGATTCATCCAAAACTGGAAGAGATTCTCAAGAAGCACTTGCTCCTCTG GTGGAGGTTGCACTAAAGCTGTCAAAGATGCAAGAATTCACAGGTCGTTCCGCCCCCACTGTGATTACATAA